The proteins below come from a single Oreochromis niloticus isolate F11D_XX unplaced genomic scaffold, O_niloticus_UMD_NMBU tig00007310_pilon, whole genome shotgun sequence genomic window:
- the LOC109200306 gene encoding golgin subfamily A member 6-like protein 22: MSQGEEPKRQEVDPGALPWDEPEDPYLSSLPWAEQVELEEKHLAEMENENLLNREKIVLLMEENERQSAQLKKMSYLLQEKESIIDVKQWDIKDMEERNQELQGKLDEAQEKVKEILQEKKQQDMRERQMHDQLEKMEIKYRVVKARDDKNQETNKEVLQEKRQQQIKQKRMGRELKDIKKENDELQIKLDEALQINEAILEEKNQEDIKKRDMESQLQHMEGKDRMLQARLKETMHKYDELLQEKKQQEMKQKELDCKIQNMEKNNECLQVKLDEALLNNTKILEVKQQLVINQGEMQCQLQGMEGKYRALQAMHYETRNKYEELCQEKEQQDIKQNEEKLLLVQDFEKTKQKLQELGNKIKHTTAELEGEKEKVQKQEATAKELKERLKEEQAKSEEVEKICNKLKKQNTETVDELRSLILEKKVLVEKQLKKKKKCFRFFLRRATPASSSSTSVPA; this comes from the coding sequence ATGTCTCAAGGAGAAGAACCAAAAAGGCAAGAAGTTGACCCCGGCGCTCTTCCCTGGGATGAACCAGAAGACCCTtacctctcctctcttccctgGGCTGAGCAAGTTGAATTAGAGGAGAAGCACTTGGCAGAAATGGAGAATGAAAATCTTCTTAACAGAGAGAAGATTGTCTTATTGATGGAGGAAAATGAGAGACAGAGcgctcaattaaaaaaaatgtcctacCTGCTCCAAGAAAAGGAGAGTATTATTGATGTAAAACAGTGGGATATCAAAGACATGGAGGAAAGGAACCAAGAGCTCCAAGGAAAGCTGGATGAAGCTCAAGAAAAAGTTAAAGAAATCCTCCAGGAGAAGAAACAACAGGacatgagagaaagacagatgcaTGATCAGCTTGAAAAGATGGAGATAAAATACAGAGTGGTAAAAGCAAGGGATGATAAAAATcaggaaacaaataaagaggttcttcaagagaaaaggcagcagcagatcaaacaaaAGCGAATGGGCCGCGAGCTTAAAGACatcaagaaagaaaatgacGAGCTGCAAAtaaagcttgatgaagctctgcaaaTAAATGAAGCGATCCTCGAAGAGAAGAACCAAGAGGACATAAAGAAGCGAGACATGGAGAGCCAACTCCAACACATGGAGGGAAAAGACAGGATGCTGCAGGCAAGGCTTAAAGAAACAATGCACAAATATGACGAGTTGCTgcaagagaaaaagcaacaggagatgaaacaaaaagaattaGATTGCAAGATTCagaacatggagaaaaacaatgaatgcTTGCAAGTAAAGCTCGATGAAGCTTTgctaaacaatacaaaaatccTTGAAGTGAAACAACAACTGGTCATAAACCAGGGAGAAATGCAATGCCAGCTCCAAGGCATGGAAGGAAAATACAGAGCACTGCAGGCAATGCATTATGAAACACGGAACAAATATGAAGAGCTGtgtcaagaaaaagaacaacaggACATAAAGCAGAACGAAGAAAAACTTCTTCTTGTCCAAGACTTTgagaagacaaagcaaaaactgcaagaacttggcaacaaaattaagcacacaacagctgaactggaaggagaaaaggagaaagtgcaaaaacaggAGGCAACAGCTAAAGAACTCAAAGAAAGGCTCAAAGAAGAACAAGCCAAAtcagaagaagtggaaaaaatatgcaacaaacttaagaagcaaaatacagaaacagtggACGAGTTGAGATCCCTCATACTagagaagaaagtgcttgtggaaaagcaactcaagaagaagaaaaagtgcttCCGCTTCTTCCTCCGCAGGGCCACTCCTGcctcatcttcctccacctctgttccagcttaa